A stretch of DNA from Sulfolobales archaeon:
TTAAGATCACGTTAAACCCCTATGAAGAAAACCTTGTGGAAATAGCGGATGCTTGTGAAGGTAGTGAAACTAGAGGTAGTGACATAAAGAACCTTGCAGATCTATTGAAACTAGCAATATCAAGAGACCCCAGCGACATAGGTTTTCTAACAAATCTTCTTAATACAATGCTTAGAGGTGGAAGAATAGAAGAACTCGAAGAACTTAGATCCAAGGCTAAAGCTGGAAGAATGCTTGTAGACAACTTACTAGATAAGATCGCTAGCAGAGGTGAGGTTATAGGAGATTTCATATTATTCTATCTCCAGCCCGCAGAATCAAGGATCTATGCTGGATTATTTGGAATAGCATGTACCGAGGCTAGTAAGAAGTTTAATAAAGACGTGGTAATATTGAGAGAAGAGGATTCAAAGATTGTTGTGACAGTCAGATCTCTAAGTGATAAGGCTCTCAGCATATGCAAAGAGATAGTATCTAGAACATCTTCTGGGAAATATGGAGGTCATAAGGAAGCTGCTTCCGCAACCATACTAGGATACAGTCTTAAAGATACTATCGATATTGTGAGGGAGATTCTATGGAGTATGACGAGGAAGAAGGAATCTACAGAACAATAGATCATAGAAAACTAGAATCTGTAAGAGAGATCATTGCAAAAAGCATGAGGAATAGTGTAGTAATAATAATCGGAAGATGTAGCGTTATATACAAGGGTAGAGCTAGTTCTGAGACAGGATATGATGTTAGAATGATCATTATAAAACCTGATGGAACTCTACTGGTTCACGAAGCTGTAGGAAGAGATCCTCTCAACTGGCAGCCTCCAGGATCTTTATGTACCATACATACACAAGATCATGAGCTTCTAATAAGATGCTATAGAAGTAAATATCGTGAGGAGGTTCTGATAAGATTTGATAAACTCTACCACGTAGGGGTTGCAAGGATCGGATATTCTAGATATTTTGAGGTTAAAGGTGTTGAAAAAGATCTCGTTAACATGATTGCTTCAAGCTCTCTACCAATAGATCCTGAGGCTAGACTTATAAGCCGAGAGTATCACACACCGCATGGGAGAATTGATCTTTTGTTTAAGAACTATTCTAGAAACATCCTATATGTGGTGGAGGTTAAAAACGAGAGAGCTGGAGTAGCCGCGGTAGATCAGCTTAGAAGATATGTGGAGTATATGAGAAATCATTATAGAGAAGGTTCTGTAGCAGGGGTTTTAATAGCTGGAGGAATATCTGATGAAGCTCTGAGAGAGCTTCTCAGCCAAGGCTTCTACTATATAGATTCTAAGAATCTGAAACCTAGTGATAGAAAAGATCTATATGAATATCTAAGAGGTGGAGGATCTGAGAATTAGTTTTATAGCGTTTGAAAGCCTAGGAGTTAGATCTATGAGCACTTTTATAGAGACTAGAGATGCTCTCATACACATAGATCCAGGAGTTTCTCTGGCACCCAGAAGATACGGTCTACCACCTCATGAAATAGAGTTGAAAAGACTTGATGAGAGTTCTAAAGAGATCTATGAGATGGCTAGAGATGCTGAGATTCTCATCATCACACACTACCACTATGATCATCATGATAGAGGTAGGAGGATCCCTCTAGACATATATGATGGCAAGAAGGTTTTTATAAAAAATCCTCTTGAGAATATAAATTATTCTCAGAAGATCAGATCATCTATCTTTCTAAAGCTTATAAGAGATAGAGTTAAAGAACTGAACACATGTGAAGGGAGAAGTATCAGCATAGGCTCAACTAGGATAATATTCTCTGAGGCTCAGCCGCATGGGAAAGATCCTAGGCTCGGCTACGTAGTTCAGGTATTCATAAGCGATGGAGAAAGCTCATTCCTATACACATCAGATATTGAAGGAGCACCTCTCGAGCAACATGTGAATTGGATTTTAAGTTTAAAGCCTGAGATCGTTCTCTTAGATGGTCCTCTGACATATCTTCTAGGCTATAAAATGAGTGATGAGGATCTTGAGATCTCGAAGAGGAATTTGATTAGAATAATCAGAGAAGCC
This window harbors:
- a CDS encoding endonuclease NucS, whose product is MEYDEEEGIYRTIDHRKLESVREIIAKSMRNSVVIIIGRCSVIYKGRASSETGYDVRMIIIKPDGTLLVHEAVGRDPLNWQPPGSLCTIHTQDHELLIRCYRSKYREEVLIRFDKLYHVGVARIGYSRYFEVKGVEKDLVNMIASSSLPIDPEARLISREYHTPHGRIDLLFKNYSRNILYVVEVKNERAGVAAVDQLRRYVEYMRNHYREGSVAGVLIAGGISDEALRELLSQGFYYIDSKNLKPSDRKDLYEYLRGGGSEN